A region of the Coriobacteriia bacterium genome:
CCCCACGAAGCCGTGGATCCCGCAGCACTTCGTGCCTGTCCGTGCGAAGGGCGCTTCGGCGTGCTTCGACTGCCACGACCCGGTCTTCTGCGCGCGCTGCCACGTGCGGGGGATCCAGTAGCGGGCCGGCGCGGAAGTCTCGAGGAAGAGCCGTCGATGTCCGACACCTCACGGTCCTCGTCCGATCCCGGACGAAGATCCGACCGCCTTCTTCTCGGCGCCGTGATCGTCGCGGCCGTCCTGGCGGCCGCGCTGGGCTACTACACGTGGTCGCTGCTGCCCAAGGACTCCGACACGCCCGCTACGGCCTTCGCCCGCGACCTCGCCAGGGCCGATGCGGTGGTCGATGCCGCTCCCGAGGCTCTGATGCCGCGGTTGCGGCTGGCGGACGTGTACTTCAAGTACCGGGACTACGACACCGCGATCGACGTCTTGGAGGACGCGAGAAGCATCGAGGCGACCGCCGGCATGCGCGCGTACCTCGAGGTCGGCCTGGCGCGCGTGTACGAGGCCAAGGGCGACGACCCCTCCGCCAAGGACCACTACGAGCGTGCGCTGGAGCACGAGCAGAGCTTCGACGCGAACTACGCCCTGGGCAGGATGGCGCGAGACGAGGGCCGGCTCGGGGACGCGATGCGCCACTGGGAGCGCGCGCTCGAGCTGAACAGGTCGGCGGCGACCCTGCGGATCGAGCTCGCGAAGGCGTACGCGGACTCGGGCCGGAAGGGAAGCGCCCTCGAACAGCTGAGGACGGCGCGGGAGTACCTGCCGGACGAGCCGGAGATCGAGCGGCTGCTGCGGGATCTCGAGTAGGCGCGAGGGGAGCCGGATCGAACCGATGGACGAGCGTGCGCGCCCTCTTCCCGACGAGACGGACTTCGCCGGGCGTCGGGCTGCCGACAGCCGAGCGCGGCAGCGTCGTCGGAGGATCCTGCTGTGCATCGCTTTGCTCCTGCTGCTGTTGCTGCTGTGCGGGATGGTGTACCTGCTCACCCGGATCGTGGGCCTTCCGCAGCACAGGAAGGTGGTCGCCGGGACGCGCGGCGTGCAGGTGGTCTTCGCCGCCTACGCGTGGGGGCCGGGCCCCGAGCAGAGGCTCACGAAACCTCCCGGCGTCGCCTACGATCCCCGCAACAAGCGCATCTACGTCACCGACACGATGAGCGCGCGTGTGATCGTGTTCGACTCGCGAGGCCGCAACGGGCGCGTCTTCGCCGAGGGCGAGCCGAAGGCCAAGCGGCAGGACCTCGGCGAGGCGACCCTGTTCCGGCCCCTCGGCATCGACGTGGGCGACGACGGGACGGTGTACGTGTGCGACCCGGAGAAGGCGGCTGTCTCGGCGTTCTCGCCCGAGGGCGAGAAGGTCGACGAGTTCAGGCTCATGCACCCGCGCTACGTCGCGGTTCACGGCGAACGCCTGTACGTGCTGACCAAGGGGTCGTTGCTCGTGCTCGACACCGCCGGCAACGAGGTCGGCCGCTACGGCGAGTTCGGTCGAGGTCCCGATCAGCTCGTGTGGCCCGCGGGTGTGAGCGTCGGGGCCGACGGGACGATCCTCATCGCGGACACGAACAACTACCGCATCGTCGCGCTCGGACGGGACCTCAAGCGCAAGTGGGTGTACGGCGAGCCGGCCTTCGACCGGGAGC
Encoded here:
- a CDS encoding tetratricopeptide repeat protein, producing MSDTSRSSSDPGRRSDRLLLGAVIVAAVLAAALGYYTWSLLPKDSDTPATAFARDLARADAVVDAAPEALMPRLRLADVYFKYRDYDTAIDVLEDARSIEATAGMRAYLEVGLARVYEAKGDDPSAKDHYERALEHEQSFDANYALGRMARDEGRLGDAMRHWERALELNRSAATLRIELAKAYADSGRKGSALEQLRTAREYLPDEPEIERLLRDLE
- a CDS encoding SMP-30/gluconolactonase/LRE family protein, coding for MDERARPLPDETDFAGRRAADSRARQRRRRILLCIALLLLLLLLCGMVYLLTRIVGLPQHRKVVAGTRGVQVVFAAYAWGPGPEQRLTKPPGVAYDPRNKRIYVTDTMSARVIVFDSRGRNGRVFAEGEPKAKRQDLGEATLFRPLGIDVGDDGTVYVCDPEKAAVSAFSPEGEKVDEFRLMHPRYVAVHGERLYVLTKGSLLVLDTAGNEVGRYGEFGRGPDQLVWPAGVSVGADGTILIADTNNYRIVALGRDLKRKWVYGEPAFDREQQSKRQLASPMGVTFDGRGHAWLVDGLNSHIRAFTPDGKPYGSPVGQAGDLEDEFYYPLGIDWMEDDLFVLADRFHDRIVGVRLDPEAEPEE